The nucleotide window ATCAGACCGCCGCCCACGTTCGCCTCCTAGCTGACAAGCTCGGCGTCGAGCACGATCTCTGTCGCGGCCAGCGCCTGGGACACAGGGCAGCCCCTCTTGGCGCTCTCCGCCTGTTCCTTGAAAGCGGCCTCGTCGATGCCGGGCGCCTTGACGCGCGTTGTGAGCTCGATCCTCGTGATCTTGAAGCCGTCGTCGACCTTGTCGAGGTGCACCTTCGCCTCGGTGCTGATCTCCTCCGGCGTGAATCCCGCCTGCTCGAGGCCGAGCGAGAGCGCCATCGAGAAGCAGCCCGCGTGCGCCGCCCCGATGAGTTCCTCGGGGTTGGTCCCGTCGCCCTCCTCGAAACGCGAAGCAAAGGAGTAGGCCCCCTCGAAAGCCCCGCTTCCGAACTTCATTGTTCCCTTGCCGTCCCTGAGCCTGCCCTGCCACACCGCGTTTGCCTTCCGTACCGGCATCGTTCCTCCCTTGTCGAAGTCGTCGCCCGGCGTGCCGCTCCATGCGGCCGCCTCTCTACTGATGCTCTCCCGCCGTCTGCGTCGCGGACGCGAGCCTGACCACGGTCGCGCCCCAACCGCCGGCGTCCGACGCCAGACGGAACGACTCGACCCCGGGAAGCCGTCGCAGGATCGAGTGGACGGTCTC belongs to Candidatus Effluviviaceae Genus V sp. and includes:
- a CDS encoding OsmC family peroxiredoxin, with the translated sequence MPVRKANAVWQGRLRDGKGTMKFGSGAFEGAYSFASRFEEGDGTNPEELIGAAHAGCFSMALSLGLEQAGFTPEEISTEAKVHLDKVDDGFKITRIELTTRVKAPGIDEAAFKEQAESAKRGCPVSQALAATEIVLDAELVS